The Syngnathus scovelli strain Florida chromosome 21, RoL_Ssco_1.2, whole genome shotgun sequence DNA segment TTAGCCACCAAGCTAATCAGAGAAACCTACAGCAAAAGAACCCAGTTTGTGACCCTACCAAACCCTCGTCGGACCTTCTGAGAACTTACATCGACAATGAAAAAGTCCAGCCAGCACCAGGCATTGGTGAAGTAGGTCTTGAAACCGTACGCCGTCCATTTCAGGATCATCTCGATGACAAAGACGACGGTGAAAACTTTATCGGCGTACTCCAGGATAATTTTGATCATTCGCCGTCGCTCAAGATAAATGTCTTCAAAAGCCTGTCGAAGGGTAGCGTGACAAATATGTCCCGGCGAGAAACCTTGGGATGTGTTCTGAGGACTTACCAGAGCGCCGCTGCTGAGTAAGATCATAAAGATGATGAAGGTTTCAAACCAGTCGTGCTCCACGATGGCAAAGCAGGTCTTGCGGAGCTTCCACCATCGCTTGCCTTTGGTGGTGTCCACGTCCACGGTGAGGCACGGCCAACGTCCAATGCAGTCTGTGGGTGAGATATCATAAATGGATTCCGAATGGGAGCACCGTTCAGGTTTTAAATTCTTACTGTCAGTGAAGCAGGCTTCCGGCTCCACCGGATCcggttcttcctcctcttcttcttccagtTCGGGTTTAGGCGGTTGATAATCGGCCGTACTGCACATTGATACGTCGGCGTCCTCGGTGGCCACGCCCATCAGCTGCTCAGGCACAACAGAGACAACGTTGACACGAAAAGACAATATCGTTTTTTTGGAGAGAAGCTACTCACTTTGACTTCTTTGATAAGACCTAGATCATCCTCGAggcttttctaaaaaaaaaaaaaaaatgacttaatgACTTTGGAGATACACGGTAAAGTCTTTCATTCTTACATCATCATGAAGGCTGTCACCACAAGTGGAAAGATTGGAGTCAtactcgtcgtcatcatcgtccagAATTTCAAAATCCGACTCCCCCTGAGCGATGGGCACAAGCTCTCCATCCGAACCGGCGCCAGAAGCCCGACAATTTGCTATCCCATCTGCCGTTTTGTCTAAGTCGTTCATCTCCACCGTGTCCTCAGTGGCCTTGGGTATTTTGCCCAGGATTCTCCCTGGAATTTTGGTGACGTTAGCTTTGAGCCAGTCAATGCCTAGCGTGATCCTCCCGACGGCGATCTGGAGGTTGTTAAGCTCGCCGTCGTCATCCGCCGTCGACAGGTTGTCACCGCTGAAAGAACTGAGCAGGAGCGCCAGGAAGAGGTTCAGCACCTGCGCAGAAGGTCGACATATCCCGTTAGCTGATAGGGTTAGCTTCTTCCCCGTCATGCTAACATGTATTAAATCCTGGATTAAGCCAGATGATCGGAGCGATATGATCAATTACAGTCGAATACGCCATCTCCGATGACTCGCTTTCGCTCAGCAGCTGTTTGCGTGGTGGCAGCACGCCGACCTGATCTGGATCTTAACACAAGGTCAAAACCAGAATTTGATTTCTCAAGTCATTGGATTTAAATAGAagcgtgtgctttttttttttccgtccgcGTACATAACGAACGCTAGCTCAGCCCCCCTGAGATGGCGatttgaggaggaggagggggggggggggtcatctgGAAAATTTGGCACTTGGCAGTCGGTGCTTTTCAGCTCTCCTGCTGATGAGCTATTTCCTTTTCATTTCTATGAATAACCTACCAGGAATTGCTCATGACATGGTCACTTCTTCTGACATCAAGATCTAATTTGGCCGTTTCCCAAGAAGAACCATTATGTTGAAACTgtacacgaaaaaaaaaaaaatctactcacCACGAGATTTCCAATAACCATGACCAACATGAAGACGATGAGGCACATTCCCGCCCCGGACACCTCCATGCAGTCCCACATGGTCTCGATCCATTCGCCGCATAAGATGCGAAAGACGATGAGGAAGGAGTGGAAAAAGTCGTTCATGTGCCAACGCGGCAGCTCGCAGTCATCGGAGATCTTGCATACGCAGTCCTTGTAGTTCTTGCCAAAGAGCTGCATGCCCACCACggcgaagatgaagacgatgatggCCAGCACCAGCGTCAAGTTGCCCAGGGCGCCCACGGAGTTTCCGATGATCTTGATCAGCATGTTGAGTGTGGGCCAGGACTTGGCTAGCTTGAAGACACGAAGCTATCGCCACAgcatagaagatgtgaatgagtGAGAAGAAGTGTGACTGGGTGAGTGGCACTCACCAAACGGAAGGAACGCAGGACCGAGAGCCCCTGAACGTTTGCCAGGCCCAACTCTGCAAGACTGAGAGTTACGATGATGCTGTCAAAAATATTCCAACCCACTTGGAAGTAGTAGTAAGGATCCATGGCAATGAGTTTAAGGACCATCTCCGCTGTGAAGATCCCAGTGAAAACCTAAGAAAAGTTCCAGAAGTTACGAAAGTCAGCATTATGGAAATAAACAGCAGAAAATTTGGTCTCACCAGGTTCCCCACGGAGAGCATCTCATCAAACTCTTGGGTCATGGGGTAATGCTCCATGGCCATGAAGAGCGTGTTGAGCACGATGCAAATGGTGATGGCCAGGTCGAAGAAGGGGTCCATCACAATAACGTACAACCACTTTTTGAGGATCATCCACGGCTTGCAGCAGTTCCACTTGAGGAAAATATTGGCAAATTTATACCAGCCTGGTGGGCACGGCCTCTGAGCGTCCTCCAACTCTGGAGAAAACAAATTGTCATTTCGGAGAGAGCAGTTTTGAAAGTTAATACCCAGGAATAGCAACGCTAATGCTACAAACGTTCTTCTTGTTTCTATAATCGCTGTGGGTTGTTTTCACCGAGGTGATAACAACAGTTGGGAAGCCGCCAGACTTAAGTCACATGACTTAAGTCTCCCAAATTAAATGAGCACTTGAATGTTGACGGAGATTCTTCCTAATGAAGTCTGACTAAGTGCAATATAATTGTGCCTGTGCTTCCACTTCAGCTCTGCTTCAAACTTGATGCCACGTTTATCTCTTCGCGCCCGCAAAGGGCTTAGCACCTAGCGAATGGGATCGAGCAGTACCTTCCATGGCGCTAGTGGACCTCTGCCTCTGGCTCTGATCATCCGGATGATGATCATCTGGATTAAGCATGCCTGGAGACTTCTCCCTGAGCTCCTCATCGTCATTACACTAAAAACAAACAGCTACAATGAAGCCTCGTAGTTGATGACTCGGAAGACGACAGCTACTAACCACGACCATGGTAGGCGGTCGGACCATGAGGCTTGGGACCATCTTGCCGTTACAGTCCTTGACAGCTTCGTCGCGCTCCGGGCTCGAGTGGCGACTTGGCAGCTTGCGACtgttcagagattctcgacttcCAGACTGCTGAGCCTACAAGAAACAGTTTGGTGTAGAAGCCCACCAAGCACCTTTTGAGGAGTCAAGCTCAGCTTAAGCGCGTACCTGCTCCTGGTTCTTGAGCTGCTCGAGGATCCGCTGaaactcctcctccttctccttggCCTCACGTTGCGTGGCCTGGTTCTGCTCGTCGTACGCCATGGCCACCACCGCTAGGATGAGGTTGATGAGGTAGAAGGAACCCAGGAAGATCACCACCACGAAGAAGAGCATATACGTTTTGCCCGCCGCCCGCAGGATCTGCGTTTGGAACAAACGAGAAGCTACGACAAATAAGGAGCCGTTCTTCACGTCCGGTGAGAAGGAGAGGAAACGCCTGCGGAATTCCAACCATCTGGAAGAGGTTCTCCCAGTAGTCCTGGGTCATGAGTCTGAAGAGCGCCAGGAAAGCCCAGCCGAACGAGTCGAAGCTGGTGTAGCCGTAATTTGGGTTCCCGCCGGCCTTCATGCACGTGAAACCTTCAGGGCAGACTCTAGAGTTAAGTCACGGAGGTGTAATGAGTGAAGATCTCATCTCAGCTGGAGTAAGGTGAAGAAAGGATGTCAAGATCATACCCAGCATCGGAACCGTTCCCGCATACAAGAGGATCTTTGCTCCCGTCCAGAAAGTAGTAGTTTTCTGCACACATTTAAATCGAATCCTGTAAAAATGATTTTATCAACGTAACACCTCAAAACATACCCGAGTTCTCGATGTACTCCGCAAAATCGAAGGTGCCATTGGAATAATCGCTAGCGTTGAAACCGATTGTTTGGTTGTCAAACGCTAACGTGTCGGTGACGTTGAACCATTCGGTGCCGTTGCCGTCGATGGGCCAACGAACGCACTTGTGCCGTAAGTTGCCCATGAACAGCTGGAGGCCGACCAGAGCGAACACGGCCAAAGCGAAGACAGTCAGGACCATCACGTCCCCCATTTTCTTCACCGATTGGATCAACGCGCCCACGATGGTTTTTAGACCTGCCGGGAGAAGAAAGTGTTAAAGTGGTAGGaaatggaatttaaaaaaaaaataaaaaaagacgtACCAGGAATCACAGTGATGGTTTTAAGGGCTCGTAGTACACGGAAGGTCCTGAGGGCGGACACGTTACCGAGATCGACGAACTCAGTGATGTACCtgcgaaaataaaaaaataaaaatcagaaggTCACCTACTTGGTGGATCAGCATGATGAAATACTCGTATTGCTTACGCCATGCTGATCACCATGAAATCCAGCCAGTTCCACGGGTCtcgaaggaatgtaaacgagccGATGCAGAAGCCTCTGGACAAAACTTTGACGGTGGCCTCGAAGGTGTAAATCCCAGTAAAAGCGTACCTgaggacggaaaaaaaaaattagcatcAAAATCAACATTCAGACGTACGACCGCAAACTCACTCGACATTTTTACTCCAGGCTGGCGGGTTGCTCATGGTCATAAACACGCAATTGGATAAAATGGTGATCATGATGAACATGCTGAATAATTTGAGACGTCACGTTAAGGAAACATGGATGATCTTAAGGGTtgaaatgagcggtggtgttaAGGATATGAATGGATGAGGATTTTGATGGATCCTCTTCTCACGATGCTGAAGGGGCTCAGGAGGTAGCACGCCGGCTCCGCGTTGAACCTGAAGATGGTGTTGCCTTTGCTAAGCACGATGAAGGTCTGAAAAGCACAAACGTGAGTTAATCTTCAGTAAGTATCGGTTCTTGGTATCGAACCACGattattctggaaaaaaaatctaaattaccTTCTGAGTCTTGTAGAAGGGGTCCAAATCCTCCAACGGTGTATTGATCATCTCCGCCGGAGGATCTCCGTAAATCCACGGCAAACTCTTGCCGGCTTCCAAGTCGGCGTTAGGGGTCGCCGGcgtcttctcttcctccacctcAGCCTCATCGTGTCCGTCTACTGCGTCTGCCTTTTTGCGCTTTTCCACTTGAAGCCTCTCGATCTCCGCCAGCGATTCTCGGGTGAAGAGGCGGAACGCGTTGGCGCCTGAGGGAGGGAGCGGGGGAGCCATCTTGGCATTGCGAAGGGCTACCGCCGCACAGGGGTCACCCTAGGTGGAACTGCGAGGTGGAAAATTGCGATTAGGTTTTTTGGAGCATATCAACGAGGATGCGAGCTGTGGAAGCAATCAACCAATGAGATCCATCAAGAGAGAGAGTGATAACACATTCCCACATGTGAGCGGGATTCGGTGGCCCCCAGCTGCTAGCGGCTGTCAAGACCAAGCGTCGAGTTACAGGAGCCGAATGACTGCGCTCATTCCTTCGCCCGCCTTCACATCCCCTCCCGATCAACAGCTCGGATCTCCGACCCGACTACACGACGCGGGTGGGGGCTCCGAACACAAGTGCGCTTCCGCCTTCGCACCCTCGAGTGCACTTTCTAGCCCCCTGGCCAAGTGAGACATCTGATCGTTCACCATCGCCTCCATGTATTTTCTACCCAAGACATTGTTGGACTGAAAAAGGACAAGAAATGCTCGACTTAAAACCCCCAGCGAATATCTGGGGTCAAATGTACAGTAAATAAACAAGTTGCTTAAATAAAATGGATAAAAGAAGAGTTACACAACTAACCGCAATATTCGTTAGCGATAAGCTATCAAGCAACGTAAAGACCAACAGACGCTTCGCCACGTGCCTTCCCTGCTGCGTTCTCACGGGGTCAAATCACTCCCTGTCAGCTGCCAATTAACCCCGTATTTCGAAGCCTATAGGGAGTCGCCGCCGGACTAATTCCTAGCTTTACACCTGTAAACCGCCGCCTGCTGTGTTACAGCATCGTGATTGGTCGCAAGGGTCCTCTGGATCTGATGACTCTGGAAATATCTGCATGCATCGTGCGGTTACTGCTGAGAGGGCAGCTGCTTGCGCCACCGTGGCATCGCATACCCCCGGCGAGCTGTAAAGACCAGAGCTAAGCCGGCTCGTACGCTCTGGAGGCCCCACAGATATATATTTGAGTCTGGTGATTAATAGACTTTGACAGGAGCATTTgtatctgcattttttttgcaataaaagcaaaaattgtAATTGAATCAGAATTTGTTCTTCTTTCAAACTCAGCCTCTGACCCATTTGGCCTTTGCTCGAATGGCAAAGTAATCTGAGTAGATTACATGTGGGAAGAAGTAGAACAGGAGGAGGACACGAAATGTGTACCATGTCGCCATGAATCAAGAAGTAAATTTGATCCAAGACGACCAGTGCAACTTGACGTTAACCTCACTTCACTTTTTCATCTTCTCCAGGAAAACACGGCGGACGCAGCCAAGTACTTTGTCACAAGGTCGTGCTTGGTAAAAGAAAACCCAACACGCTTCCAAGACTCCATGAATGTGTGACGGCAGTAAAGACACTTTAGGTGGTagacaaaaaggaaaaaaaaaacattatggaGGATGGTTTGGGGAGAAACAAAATGGAGTTGCTGCGGTATGAAAATACGACGGTGGATGATCTCGTCGTCCTGctaagtgcagtgtgaaaagggcACAATACAGGTACAAAGGAGAAGGTCCACGATGGACATCAAAATTCGAGActtaacacacacatgcaaaaccACTACAGAGAAGTCTCCCCATTCCAAATATGACCCCAAGCTCAATTACAGGTCTatgtttattattagaacaaatGTGAGCTAACTATATCTTTAATTCAAGCCCAATAACTTCAACTGTGGCCCCAAACAAATCAAACTTTCACATTTCGGCAGTATCATTTTTAGATTAATGTAGAAAAAAATTTTGAACTCTTGGGGTTGTGGGAGTTTCAATCTCGTAAAGTGGACGTAAACACCTCAATGCAACCTTTTCACCTCAAAAGTTTTTAACCTGTAGCACGAAATGAGACTAATTCAAGTTAATGCAAGCGAGAAAGAGAAGACAACACACGAGAAAGGGAAAAGGTCAAATACCTGCCACGGTAGTGCAAAGGATCCCACAGAATCCAGTCTAGCGGACAAGAAGGAAAATAAATCCTGTCGTTGTCGTCCTGAGGTCTGAGGAAGACGTGCTTGTGATACGTGACTGCCCCGGCCGGCGGCAGTAGTAGGTTGTGTGATCTCTGTGAGGGGCAGCTGCTGCTGACGCTGACGTACCACAGCCTGAAATCAGAGGCGTCGCTCCTCCACGGCAGGTTAGCATCATTCACATCTCCTTCTCGCCGTCCACTTTCCTAGTCGCAAAATCAGATGAAAATCCATGTAAATTAAGAGTGCAAAATAATTTGGCTAGGTGtgtggtttatttatttttttaagcttgaccattataaaatattatccattttataaaataataatttattaaatGAGGTACAAATAAATGATGAATCATATTAATAATAACAGTTTGGCTAAAATACTTTAATAATTAAAACTACCATGAAATAAATGACATTAAAAACCtatgtaaaaaatataaatcaaacAATGTGAAAAGCGTTACACCATTAAATAGTACGTTAGAATTATTTACTACACTAATTGAAAAATACTAAGATAGACaaattaatattaatttattaataCTGTAAAGTGTAATAACAATGGCATTGCAGCATTAAATAGTACCTTAGAATTACTACGATAATTGAAAAATACTAAGATAGACCAAATTAATATAAATTTATTAATTCTGTAAAGCCTCATAATGGCAGATTAGTCGGAACTCTTTCAAGGCTCGTCTGGGGACTATTAAGAAAGCGACACTGTTACCatagaaacacaaacaaatacatCCGGAAGTGCAATCGTGCTTGGCAACTGGTTTGTTTCATCCTTTTCTTTCTTGTCATCTTAAAAGGTCAATGAATTTATTTGGAGAGAATTATAATGTagctaattattatttttttttcatttacatgTTGACAATGacttattttgcttttttttcttaaaaaaaaacgagGCAATGACTTCATATTTGAGCTCAACCTAATTGAACAGACTTTTGTGTTAGTGCAATCATATTCAAATTTAATTTTACTACCCTGACAGAGTCAAAACATGGATTCCGAGTACGTCAAGACTCATCTGGGTTCATGTCTGGCAGAGGGGCTTGCTGAAGTGGTCGAGCAGCGCCCCATGGACCCCATCCAGTTTTTGGCTCACTGGCTGTACAAATACAACTCCAACGTTGAATATGAAAAAAAGgtcaatcaaataaataattgaataaaaagttTAGTTTTGTCAATAGATGGCGCTGTTGTCTAACGTTTCAAGAGTGATAGTCTGTTTTATATTACCATTGAGATAAAAAATTGtgaaatatttataaaaaatattttcttataGAAACAGACCCGGTTGGCACTTATGGAGAAGGAAAGAGCTAAAGCCGGTGAGAAGGACACCAAAAAGGATGCTGGGaaggacgccgagaaggagccaGCTGTAAAAGTacctaattttattttatttatgttttgctATTTGGTGTAGTCGCATTCCAGAGGTCAGTCAGCAGTTAGAAGGCAGCAAGTTCAGGATGAATGGGAGGTGAAGATCAGGCAAGGTGAAGGCAGAGAATCAGATGGAATGTTGAAGCTTTGAAGAGTATTTGACACTCGGCACCTTAACAGCTCTCTAAAACGGAGCCTACAGGACCAGAAGATCATGTGGGAGCCACAAACGAACCTGTGAGCGACCCCCATGAGCAAGAAACCCAACAGCAAAGTGGACCTCTGGAACATGAGCaggaggtgaaaaaaaaacatcaaaacgtGTTTGGTGGTGGTTCTTCTGCATGTGCATGCAAAGTGTGTTGACCTTTGAGCACGGGGTTAGAGTGAGCTATGTATGTGTATGGGAGAAGAAAGAGAGACCTTAGCTGGTTTGGGATCCATCTCGCGGAGAGACACGTGTTCATTTGTCCACCAGGTGAAGACGACTAATAACGTAACTGCTCCAGTTGTCTCTCCGCGGACCGACGTCATCCAGCAGGACCAGCCCGAAGTGGAGAAATCCCGAGAGGAGAACGTGGTGAGTTCAAGAATGGTCTTATTGGGTTGAGTGGAGAACCCAGCTGGGAACAGAAGCATGGTGCAAGTTGAGAGACACAAAACCAGATGAGAGGAATGAGGACAAATTAACTTACAGAATTCTCCTGACACCTTTTTACCAGAAGGACGAGGATGCTGAATCTGCAATGATGGAATCCTCTCCATCTGAGGCATCCCAGATTGAAACCACACCAGCTGGACACCAGCAGATAGAGTCTGAGCCATATGAGTCTGCAGAAATGAAATCCACCCAAGTTAAGTCCATGCAAGGAGAAGCTAAGCAGGGGGAGTCCTGGCAGGTTGATACATCCCAGGCAGAGTCTATAGAATCCATCCAGGCTGAGACCTACCAAGCAGATGTCCCAGATAAGTCCTCCCAGGCTGAGGCCTCCAATGTGGAATCAACACAAGTTGAGAGCTCCCAAGCAGAGG contains these protein-coding regions:
- the scn4aa gene encoding sodium channel protein type 4 subunit alpha A; the protein is MAPPLPPSGANAFRLFTRESLAEIERLQVEKRKKADAVDGHDEAEVEEEKTPATPNADLEAGKSLPWIYGDPPAEMINTPLEDLDPFYKTQKTFIVLSKGNTIFRFNAEPACYLLSPFSIVRRGSIKILIHSLFSMFIMITILSNCVFMTMSNPPAWSKNVEYAFTGIYTFEATVKVLSRGFCIGSFTFLRDPWNWLDFMVISMAYITEFVDLGNVSALRTFRVLRALKTITVIPGLKTIVGALIQSVKKMGDVMVLTVFALAVFALVGLQLFMGNLRHKCVRWPIDGNGTEWFNVTDTLAFDNQTIGFNASDYSNGTFDFAEYIENSENYYFLDGSKDPLVCGNGSDAGVCPEGFTCMKAGGNPNYGYTSFDSFGWAFLALFRLMTQDYWENLFQMILRAAGKTYMLFFVVVIFLGSFYLINLILAVVAMAYDEQNQATQREAKEKEEEFQRILEQLKNQEQAQQSGSRESLNSRKLPSRHSSPERDEAVKDCNGKMVPSLMVRPPTMVVCNDDEELREKSPGMLNPDDHHPDDQSQRQRSTSAMEELEDAQRPCPPGWYKFANIFLKWNCCKPWMILKKWLYVIVMDPFFDLAITICIVLNTLFMAMEHYPMTQEFDEMLSVGNLVFTGIFTAEMVLKLIAMDPYYYFQVGWNIFDSIIVTLSLAELGLANVQGLSVLRSFRLLRVFKLAKSWPTLNMLIKIIGNSVGALGNLTLVLAIIVFIFAVVGMQLFGKNYKDCVCKISDDCELPRWHMNDFFHSFLIVFRILCGEWIETMWDCMEVSGAGMCLIVFMLVMVIGNLVVLNLFLALLLSSFSGDNLSTADDDGELNNLQIAVGRITLGIDWLKANVTKIPGRILGKIPKATEDTVEMNDLDKTADGIANCRASGAGSDGELVPIAQGESDFEILDDDDDEYDSNLSTCGDSLHDDKSLEDDLGLIKEVKLMGVATEDADVSMCSTADYQPPKPELEEEEEEEPDPVEPEACFTDNCIGRWPCLTVDVDTTKGKRWWKLRKTCFAIVEHDWFETFIIFMILLSSGALAFEDIYLERRRMIKIILEYADKVFTVVFVIEMILKWTAYGFKTYFTNAWCWLDFFIVDVSLISLVANWMGFSELGPIKSLRTLRALRPLRALSRFEGMRVVVNALVGAIPSIFNVLLVCLIFWLIFSIMGVTMFAGKFYRCINTTTEEPFAVAEVNNRTECLALQEATGEARWVNIKVNYDNVGKGYLSLLQVATFKGWMDIMYAAVDSREVEEQPSYEINLYMYIYFVIFIIFGSFFTLNLFIGVIIDNFNQQKKKLGDKDIFMTEEQKKYYEAMKKLGSKKPQKPIPRPTNFLQGLVFDLTNQQFFDIFIMVLICLNMVTMMVETDNQSAEKEDFLFKVNLAFIAVFTTECVLKLFALRQYFFTNGWNVFDFIVVILSIAGTMLSDLIEKYFVSPTLFRVIRLARIGRILRLIKGAKGIRTLLFALMMSLPALFNIGLLLFLIMFIFSIFGMSNFAYVKKEAGVDDIFNFETFGGSIICLFQITTSAGWDGLLLPMLNREPPDCDPDFENPGTDVRGNCGSPGLGMMFFSSYIIISFLVVVNMYIAIILENFNVAQEESSDALCEDDFEMFNETWEKFDTDGTMFIEYARLSDFCDALQEPLRVAKPNRLRLIHMDLPLVIGDRIHCLDILMAVTEMVLGDTLEMAAMRESIKTKFLQSNPTSDSFAPITTTVRHKEETWAATVIQRAYRSHLLRRGLRHAAFLRRSKRGTAQVQDPAEKKGLIARKMGALYASCVNLDKENETLLAPGTRPGLGAPRSSVMSVPVEISNEVVLHSAPEPTRVLDSLEEHIRESHV